One stretch of Bradyrhizobium canariense DNA includes these proteins:
- a CDS encoding FMN-binding negative transcriptional regulator translates to MYQPAAFREDRLEVQHELIHAHPLGLLITAGPAGLIANPFPFLLDPQISEKGTLRLHIARANPQWRELETVEECLVVFQGPQDYVTPSWYATKRETGKVVPTWNYATVHAWGRPRIINDDVWLRRQLDDLTLSREGRRPAPWKVDDAPPDFVTAQMRAIVGVEIPILRIEGKWKMSQNRPEADRLGVIAGFSEAGDAGEPLAALVAERGGLLK, encoded by the coding sequence ATGTACCAGCCTGCCGCTTTTCGCGAGGACCGTCTCGAAGTCCAGCACGAACTGATCCATGCGCATCCGCTGGGATTATTGATCACGGCGGGGCCGGCCGGATTGATCGCAAATCCGTTTCCGTTTTTGTTGGACCCTCAAATTTCCGAGAAAGGCACGCTGCGCCTTCACATCGCGCGGGCCAATCCTCAATGGCGCGAGCTCGAAACGGTCGAAGAGTGCCTGGTCGTGTTCCAGGGTCCGCAGGATTACGTGACGCCGTCCTGGTATGCGACCAAGCGCGAAACCGGAAAGGTCGTCCCGACCTGGAATTATGCCACGGTCCATGCCTGGGGCCGTCCACGCATCATCAACGATGACGTCTGGCTGCGCCGCCAGCTCGACGATCTGACGTTGAGCCGGGAAGGCCGCCGGCCGGCGCCCTGGAAGGTCGATGACGCGCCGCCTGATTTTGTCACGGCGCAGATGAGGGCCATCGTCGGCGTGGAGATTCCGATTCTCCGGATCGAAGGCAAGTGGAAGATGAGCCAGAACCGCCCCGAGGCGGACCGGTTGGGCGTGATCGCCGGATTTAGCGAGGCGGGCGACGCCGGAGAGCCGCTGGCCGCACTCGTCGCCGAGCGCGGCGGTTTGTTGAAATAG
- a CDS encoding GlsB/YeaQ/YmgE family stress response membrane protein, whose amino-acid sequence MSGILWIIIVGFVAGIIARLVSPGPNNPSGFILTTVLGIVGAFLATFIGQAIGHYGPNQGAGFITATIGALIVLFIWNRLVASHVISDPGNK is encoded by the coding sequence ATGAGCGGCATTCTCTGGATCATCATCGTCGGCTTTGTCGCGGGAATTATCGCCCGGTTGGTCTCGCCGGGCCCGAACAATCCGAGCGGCTTCATCCTGACCACGGTGCTCGGCATTGTCGGTGCGTTTCTCGCGACTTTCATTGGCCAGGCCATCGGCCATTACGGGCCGAACCAGGGCGCCGGCTTCATCACCGCGACAATCGGCGCGCTGATCGTGCTGTTCATCTGGAACAGGCTGGTGGCGAGCCACGTGATTTCCGATCCGGGTAATAAGTAA
- a CDS encoding TAXI family TRAP transporter solute-binding subunit — translation MSSSDDLTGAGDLSRGGRKNRSSPFLVLAAGLLVFAAAIGIALLVMRPTTLRIAVGPSGSDDQTLIQALAQSFARDGNSIRLSLVTTAGPLDSIAALRAHKADLAVARGDEEMPDGTESVAILRKNFVVLWAASRKGSGKQAKSKIKGIDDLPGHRVAVVGRTQVNVTLLRVILKESGVDPEKVAITQFNTNQVAEMVRDSSVDAFMTVGPLDSKVTSEAIVATTRARGEPVFLPIDVSEAIASRHPLYESEEIPGSAFSSSPARPDDKIETVAVNHLIVAPKSLSDGTVATFTRQLFAARPSLAKEMPSAAKIEKPDTDKDAALPAHPGAAAYIDGNERTFMDNYSDYIWAAVLLFSVLGSGVAWLRHYVKRDERRLNILHREKLLAAIGLVRQINSIEELDALQCEADEFVRETLECYDDGAIEQGDLAAYSLVLDQFHNAVVDRRAALGATAANLPRMRVG, via the coding sequence ATGTCCTCTTCAGACGATTTGACCGGCGCGGGAGACCTGTCTCGCGGTGGCCGGAAAAACCGAAGTTCTCCGTTTCTGGTCCTGGCCGCCGGATTGCTTGTTTTCGCCGCCGCGATCGGCATCGCGCTGCTGGTGATGCGGCCAACCACCCTGCGCATTGCCGTTGGACCATCTGGCAGCGACGACCAGACCCTCATTCAGGCGCTGGCGCAGAGCTTTGCCCGCGACGGGAACTCGATCCGGCTCTCTCTGGTCACCACCGCCGGCCCGCTGGACAGCATCGCCGCGCTCCGGGCCCACAAAGCCGATCTCGCGGTCGCGCGCGGCGATGAGGAAATGCCTGACGGCACCGAATCCGTCGCCATCCTGCGCAAGAATTTCGTGGTGCTGTGGGCAGCGTCGCGCAAGGGATCCGGCAAGCAGGCGAAATCGAAGATCAAGGGGATCGACGATCTCCCGGGTCATCGTGTCGCTGTTGTCGGCAGAACGCAGGTCAACGTCACGCTGCTCCGGGTCATCTTGAAGGAATCCGGCGTCGACCCTGAAAAAGTGGCGATCACGCAATTCAACACCAATCAGGTTGCCGAGATGGTGCGCGATTCCTCCGTCGATGCGTTCATGACGGTCGGCCCGCTCGACAGCAAGGTCACCTCGGAGGCCATTGTCGCGACCACGCGCGCCAGGGGAGAGCCGGTGTTTCTGCCGATCGATGTATCGGAAGCCATCGCCTCACGGCATCCGCTCTACGAATCCGAGGAAATTCCCGGCAGCGCCTTCAGCTCGTCGCCGGCACGACCCGACGACAAGATTGAAACGGTCGCCGTCAATCATCTGATCGTTGCGCCAAAATCCTTGTCCGACGGCACGGTTGCAACGTTTACGCGACAGCTCTTTGCCGCCCGGCCCTCGCTCGCAAAGGAAATGCCAAGTGCCGCGAAAATCGAGAAGCCGGATACCGACAAGGACGCGGCGCTGCCGGCGCACCCGGGAGCCGCGGCTTACATCGACGGCAACGAACGCACGTTCATGGATAATTACAGCGACTACATCTGGGCCGCTGTTTTGCTTTTTTCCGTGCTCGGGTCCGGCGTCGCCTGGTTGCGCCATTATGTGAAGCGTGACGAACGCAGGCTCAATATCCTGCATCGCGAAAAGCTGCTCGCCGCGATCGGGCTGGTGCGGCAGATCAACTCCATCGAAGAACTGGACGCCTTGCAATGTGAGGCCGACGAATTCGTCCGTGAGACGCTCGAATGTTACGACGACGGCGCGATCGAGCAAGGCGACCTCGCCGCCTACAGCCTCGTGCTCGACCAGTTTCACAACGCTGTGGTCGACAGGCGAGCCGCGCTCGGCGCAACCGCCGCCAATCTGCCGCGTATGCGCGTCGGCTAG
- a CDS encoding acyl-CoA dehydrogenase family protein — protein sequence MAESENIVAETAEKIFADLADAQTINHDKKGAWKEPLWRALTEAGLPLSWVPEDCGGSGASMAEGFSVLSAAGRFAVAVPLAETMLAGWLLAQTKIASPDGAMTVAPASPKDRITLNADGTLSGRARGVPFAKAAKHIAVLATGTGGSSIALVDAAACRIEAGLNLGGDNSDTVTFDKVSPIVIKPTPKGFDQSTLMLMGGVARSLQIAGALESMLDISVRYSNERVAFEKKISKFQAVQHNLARLAGESAAALAAATSAADALANATSFDDEVFLEAVSAKIRCSEAAEKGSAIAHQVHGAIGFTIEHILHRYSLRALAWRDDFGSESYWAVELGKLVAARGADELWPLVASR from the coding sequence GTGGCGGAGAGTGAGAACATTGTCGCCGAGACCGCGGAAAAGATATTCGCTGATCTCGCCGATGCGCAAACCATCAATCACGACAAGAAAGGCGCGTGGAAAGAGCCGCTATGGCGGGCGCTGACCGAGGCCGGATTGCCGCTGTCATGGGTCCCGGAAGATTGCGGCGGCTCGGGCGCCAGCATGGCCGAGGGCTTTAGCGTGTTGAGCGCGGCCGGCCGTTTCGCCGTCGCCGTGCCGCTCGCCGAGACCATGCTGGCCGGATGGCTGTTGGCGCAAACCAAGATCGCCTCGCCCGACGGCGCGATGACGGTTGCGCCCGCCAGCCCGAAAGATCGCATCACGCTCAATGCCGACGGCACATTGTCCGGCCGCGCCCGCGGCGTGCCGTTCGCGAAAGCCGCCAAGCACATTGCCGTGCTGGCAACGGGCACCGGCGGTTCATCGATCGCGCTGGTCGATGCGGCCGCATGCCGGATCGAGGCCGGCCTCAATCTTGGTGGCGATAACAGCGACACCGTGACGTTCGACAAGGTTTCGCCGATCGTCATCAAGCCCACGCCAAAGGGCTTCGACCAGAGCACGCTGATGCTGATGGGCGGCGTGGCGCGAAGCCTGCAGATTGCCGGCGCGCTGGAATCGATGCTCGACATCAGCGTGCGCTACTCCAACGAGCGCGTCGCGTTCGAAAAGAAGATCTCGAAATTCCAGGCGGTGCAGCACAATCTGGCGCGGCTTGCCGGCGAGTCGGCGGCAGCGCTCGCGGCCGCGACCTCGGCCGCGGATGCGCTCGCCAACGCGACCTCGTTCGACGACGAGGTGTTTCTCGAGGCGGTTTCGGCCAAGATCCGGTGTTCGGAGGCCGCCGAAAAAGGCAGCGCGATCGCCCATCAGGTCCACGGCGCGATCGGCTTTACGATCGAGCACATCCTGCATCGCTATTCGCTGCGGGCGCTGGCATGGCGCGATGATTTCGGCTCCGAGAGCTACTGGGCGGTCGAGCTCGGCAAACTGGTCGCCGCGCGCGGCGCCGACGAGCTGTGGCCGCTGGTCGCCTCGCGCTGA
- a CDS encoding YidB family protein, producing MGLLDVLNGMQNGPRGPSNPSAQSGGGMSPMTMAILGLLAWKAVKHLTGGQPGATPAPAPAPGNSANSGGGMGGLGGLIPGGLGGLLAGGAAGSVISGGLGDLLKQLQQSGHGETANSWVSPGPNKQIAPGDLANALGADQISSLMSQSGLSRDELLSGLSQHLPDVVNHLTPDGRLPTESELSGRI from the coding sequence ATGGGTTTACTCGACGTACTCAATGGCATGCAGAACGGTCCGCGCGGCCCGAGCAATCCGAGCGCCCAATCCGGCGGGGGAATGTCGCCGATGACCATGGCGATCCTTGGCCTGTTGGCCTGGAAGGCCGTCAAACACCTCACCGGCGGCCAGCCCGGTGCAACTCCGGCGCCCGCCCCCGCACCGGGCAATAGCGCGAACAGCGGTGGCGGAATGGGCGGTCTTGGTGGTCTGATTCCCGGCGGACTAGGTGGTCTGCTCGCCGGCGGTGCCGCGGGAAGCGTGATCAGCGGCGGCCTCGGCGACCTGCTCAAGCAACTCCAGCAAAGCGGCCACGGCGAAACCGCCAATTCCTGGGTAAGCCCGGGCCCCAACAAGCAGATTGCGCCCGGCGATCTCGCCAACGCGCTCGGTGCCGACCAGATCAGCAGCCTGATGTCGCAAAGCGGCCTGTCGCGCGACGAACTGCTCTCGGGCCTCAGCCAGCATTTGCCGGACGTGGTCAACCATTTGACGCCGGACGGACGATTGCCGACCGAAAGCGAGCTATCGGGCCGGATTTGA
- a CDS encoding AAA family ATPase, which translates to MASIAEWLVSIGLGEYAQRFAENAIDLPVVRDLTEQDLKDLGVLLGHRRKMLRAIAELNTGSHSTPQATVNSVSRDSAERRQLTVMFCDLVGSSALSARLDPEDLRTVIGAYHTCIAEVIARSEGVIARYMGDGVLAYFGYPQAHEDDAELATRAGLALVDAVANLHTDTGAALQVRIGIATGMVVVGDLTGEGAAREQAVIGETPNLAARLQTFAKPGTVLISESTHRLTDGHFEYRNLGPVALKGWAEPIPAWQVIGASGVESRFEAQHNKTRLTPLIGREEEIELLLRRWRHCTQGEGCVVVLTGEPGIGKSHIALALQERLQAEPHIAVRHFCSAHHTNSALFPFIRQLERAARFERSDSPAEKFAKLEAVLTQSDADPNQVVPPLAGLLSLPISDRYRVPELNPQKRKDMTLAALLAQLTGLAARQPVFVLFEDIHWADPTSLELLTVTLERLSRLRVLLLITARPEFTQPWPGHAHVTTVSLTRLSRRNGAALIERVTAGKTLPVEVRDQILARTDGVPLFVEELTKTVLETGLLQERDDQYVLNRPLPSMAIPTTLHASLMARLDRLAPVREVAQIGAVVGREFSYELLSTVAGLPGEKLEEALAQLVRSELIFCRGEVPQAIYSFKHALVRDAAYSGLLKSRRATLHATIADAFEQRFPEIAEAQPETIAHHLTEAGLFEKAQGYWLQASKKAAMRSANLEAIAHAQRGIEALGNLADGERKDRRELDFQFALGPCLIATQGPASNKSMATFARARELCERLGDPPEQLQVMFWLTTASVIRGELPLAQETIASLLHLAEARGDRPALLNAMRGQAMIRLFMGRLTAAREVIERAVEAFDASSEEDRLAAHAAGQDAGVANLALMSWTLWLLGDADTAITRMAAAIQRADAISHPHSQAYACYYASVLHALRGELSTAQGYAERCLTLSEEHGFRQWHGLAQAIRGICATMLDPSSHALEEIRGGLNEYRGAGYQLGITAQYVLLCPALLLEHKYEAALELIEQGLAITSRNSERIFEAELYRLKARALLVRCAPDARTEAQSLLDQALTTARSQHAKALELRVATDLAALWSNQGRREEAIDILEPIYAWFTEGRDTQDLKQAKALLEQLR; encoded by the coding sequence ATGGCAAGTATTGCAGAGTGGCTGGTATCGATCGGCCTGGGAGAATACGCTCAGCGCTTTGCCGAGAACGCCATTGATCTCCCGGTCGTCCGCGATCTCACGGAGCAGGATCTCAAGGATCTCGGCGTCCTGCTTGGCCATCGGCGCAAGATGCTGCGCGCGATCGCAGAACTAAATACGGGCTCTCACTCAACTCCTCAAGCCACGGTCAACTCGGTATCGCGCGATAGCGCCGAACGGCGTCAGCTGACGGTGATGTTTTGCGATCTGGTGGGCTCGTCAGCCCTTTCGGCGCGCCTTGATCCGGAAGATTTGCGCACGGTCATCGGCGCCTATCACACCTGTATCGCCGAGGTGATCGCCCGCAGCGAGGGCGTCATCGCGCGCTACATGGGAGACGGCGTGCTTGCCTATTTCGGTTATCCTCAGGCCCACGAGGATGATGCGGAGCTGGCGACGCGCGCGGGACTGGCGCTGGTCGACGCCGTGGCGAATCTCCATACCGATACTGGAGCCGCGCTACAGGTTCGCATTGGCATCGCTACCGGCATGGTGGTGGTGGGCGATTTGACCGGCGAGGGCGCGGCCAGGGAGCAGGCCGTCATTGGTGAGACGCCGAATTTGGCGGCGCGCCTGCAGACGTTCGCCAAGCCCGGTACGGTGCTGATCTCCGAGAGTACCCACCGCCTCACCGATGGGCATTTCGAATACCGTAATCTTGGCCCCGTCGCGCTCAAGGGATGGGCGGAGCCGATACCGGCCTGGCAAGTGATCGGTGCAAGCGGCGTGGAAAGCCGCTTCGAGGCGCAGCACAACAAGACCCGATTGACGCCGCTGATCGGGCGTGAAGAAGAGATCGAGCTGCTGCTGCGCCGCTGGCGGCATTGCACGCAAGGTGAAGGCTGCGTCGTGGTGCTGACCGGAGAGCCGGGCATCGGCAAGTCGCACATTGCGCTGGCGCTTCAGGAGCGGCTCCAGGCCGAGCCCCACATCGCAGTGCGCCATTTCTGCTCGGCGCACCACACCAACAGCGCGTTGTTTCCATTCATCCGCCAGCTTGAACGGGCTGCCCGGTTCGAGCGAAGCGACTCGCCGGCGGAGAAGTTCGCCAAGCTCGAGGCCGTGCTGACGCAGTCCGACGCCGACCCGAACCAGGTGGTGCCGCCTCTGGCCGGCCTGCTGTCGCTGCCAATCAGTGATCGCTACCGCGTGCCCGAGCTCAATCCGCAGAAGCGCAAGGACATGACATTGGCGGCGCTCCTGGCTCAGCTCACTGGCCTGGCGGCGCGGCAACCTGTGTTCGTCCTCTTTGAGGATATCCATTGGGCCGATCCGACCTCGCTGGAGCTGCTCACGGTTACACTGGAGCGGTTGTCGCGGCTTAGGGTGCTGCTGCTCATCACCGCCAGGCCGGAGTTCACGCAGCCCTGGCCGGGCCATGCGCATGTGACGACGGTCTCGCTCACGCGGCTGAGCCGGCGCAACGGAGCCGCGTTGATCGAGCGCGTCACGGCCGGCAAGACGCTCCCCGTGGAGGTGAGGGACCAAATCCTCGCCCGTACCGATGGCGTGCCTTTGTTTGTCGAGGAACTGACCAAGACGGTGCTCGAAACCGGGCTGCTACAGGAGCGCGACGATCAGTACGTGCTCAACCGTCCGCTGCCGTCGATGGCCATACCAACGACATTGCACGCATCGCTGATGGCAAGGCTCGACCGATTGGCGCCGGTCCGGGAGGTTGCTCAGATCGGCGCTGTGGTCGGTCGCGAGTTCTCCTACGAATTGCTCAGTACCGTAGCCGGATTGCCCGGAGAGAAACTTGAGGAAGCGCTGGCCCAATTGGTCCGGTCGGAGTTGATATTCTGCCGGGGCGAGGTGCCACAGGCGATCTATAGCTTCAAGCATGCGCTTGTGCGGGACGCGGCGTATTCGGGGCTGCTGAAGAGCCGTCGCGCCACGCTGCATGCCACGATCGCGGATGCCTTCGAGCAACGGTTCCCGGAAATTGCGGAAGCTCAACCGGAAACCATCGCGCACCATCTCACCGAGGCCGGGCTGTTCGAAAAGGCGCAGGGATATTGGCTGCAGGCCAGCAAGAAGGCCGCCATGCGCTCCGCCAATCTCGAGGCGATCGCGCACGCGCAGCGAGGTATCGAAGCCCTGGGCAATCTGGCCGACGGCGAACGAAAGGACCGGCGGGAGCTTGATTTCCAGTTCGCTCTCGGGCCCTGCCTGATCGCGACCCAGGGGCCGGCCTCGAACAAATCGATGGCGACCTTCGCCCGCGCGCGAGAATTGTGCGAGCGTCTCGGAGACCCGCCCGAGCAACTCCAGGTCATGTTCTGGTTGACCACCGCGAGCGTCATTCGCGGCGAGTTGCCGCTGGCCCAGGAAACCATCGCTTCCCTGCTTCATCTCGCCGAGGCGCGCGGCGATCGACCGGCGTTGCTTAACGCGATGCGCGGGCAGGCCATGATTCGTCTTTTCATGGGACGTCTCACCGCTGCCCGCGAGGTGATCGAACGGGCTGTCGAGGCGTTCGACGCAAGCAGCGAGGAAGATAGGTTGGCGGCGCATGCTGCCGGCCAGGATGCGGGAGTGGCCAACCTCGCCCTGATGTCCTGGACCCTGTGGCTACTCGGCGACGCCGATACGGCGATCACACGGATGGCTGCCGCCATTCAGCGCGCCGACGCCATCAGCCACCCGCATTCGCAGGCCTATGCCTGTTATTATGCGTCTGTTCTTCACGCGCTTCGCGGCGAGCTGTCGACGGCGCAAGGCTACGCCGAACGCTGTCTGACCTTGTCGGAGGAACACGGATTCCGGCAATGGCACGGGCTGGCGCAGGCCATCCGGGGCATATGCGCGACCATGCTTGACCCTTCATCGCACGCCCTCGAGGAAATCCGGGGCGGGTTGAATGAATACCGCGGCGCCGGTTATCAGCTCGGCATTACGGCGCAGTATGTGCTCTTGTGTCCGGCCTTGTTGCTGGAGCACAAATACGAGGCGGCGCTGGAGCTGATCGAGCAGGGCCTCGCTATAACCAGCCGCAACAGCGAACGGATATTCGAGGCCGAACTGTATCGACTGAAGGCGCGCGCGCTGCTCGTCCGCTGCGCCCCGGACGCCAGGACCGAGGCGCAGTCACTGCTCGACCAGGCGTTGACCACGGCAAGAAGCCAGCACGCTAAAGCCCTCGAGCTTCGCGTTGCAACCGACCTCGCCGCGCTGTGGAGCAATCAGGGCAGGCGCGAGGAGGCGATCGACATTCTCGAACCGATCTACGCCTGGTTCACCGAAGGCCGGGATACGCAGGATCTCAAGCAGGCGAAGGCTTTGCTCGAACAGTTGCGGTAA
- a CDS encoding SDR family NAD(P)-dependent oxidoreductase codes for MSKEGLCAIITGSASGLGAATAAMLAKDGARIVVNYSSSQKEAEQTADLCRTAGGEVVVVQGDVSRDEDCKKIVAAAAAWGRVDTLINNAGITKHMAHENLDGLSAEDFQRLFGVNTIGPFQMVRAARSLLEAGAKASGRASAVVNVSSVAGISGIGSSIAYAASKGALNTITYSLARALAPLIRVNTVCPGYIDTPWFTKGRGVEGAAKVRDSVVAKVPLKRASTAEDVAGLVYFLATPQSSNMTGEIVRMDAGAHLIT; via the coding sequence ATGTCGAAGGAAGGTTTGTGCGCGATCATTACAGGTTCGGCGTCCGGCCTGGGGGCTGCGACCGCAGCCATGCTGGCCAAGGACGGCGCGCGCATCGTGGTCAATTATTCCTCCAGCCAGAAGGAAGCCGAACAGACCGCCGATCTCTGCCGCACCGCTGGCGGCGAGGTAGTCGTCGTGCAGGGCGATGTGTCCCGTGACGAGGATTGCAAGAAGATCGTCGCGGCGGCAGCGGCCTGGGGCCGCGTCGATACGCTGATCAACAATGCGGGCATCACCAAGCACATGGCGCATGAAAACCTCGACGGTCTGTCGGCGGAGGATTTTCAGCGGCTGTTCGGCGTCAACACCATCGGTCCGTTCCAGATGGTGCGGGCGGCGAGGTCTTTGCTGGAAGCGGGCGCCAAGGCGTCCGGCCGCGCATCCGCTGTCGTAAACGTGTCGTCGGTCGCCGGCATCAGCGGCATCGGTTCGTCGATCGCCTATGCCGCGAGCAAAGGCGCGCTCAACACCATCACCTATTCGCTGGCGCGGGCGCTGGCGCCCCTGATCCGCGTCAATACCGTTTGTCCCGGTTATATCGATACGCCGTGGTTCACCAAAGGCCGCGGCGTCGAGGGCGCGGCCAAGGTTCGCGACTCCGTGGTCGCGAAGGTGCCGCTCAAGCGCGCCTCAACGGCGGAAGACGTCGCGGGGCTGGTGTACTTCCTCGCCACGCCGCAATCGAGCAACATGACCGGCGAGATCGTCCGCATGGACGCCGGCGCGCATTTGATTACGTAA
- a CDS encoding patatin-like phospholipase family protein: MADQKPIKRAITLGGGGPAAGLHIGVLEALQSHRDIKFDVWSLSCIGAWVGIVYNQWDDKKVRNKAERTYQFFKDGVFRDDEGYERFPINKVFGTDWRSNIDAFNDFVTEPDNYKDFRWQPYKMMDSFQESMAILSDHIPGRGKKFRKLDEGDINGWILNQVMAPNPFVRFLTSMMYLSDVKGLSRINYPNSEFMKEIDFEYLFENKEGETRPSIFHNAWNLDKQELAFFSNKPMQSKFYQGDINASTLCACSALPFVEGTVKIGDDTYCEGALVDTVNFESLLEEHPDLDEIWVSRIVDSKQIRKPENLHDALANLCQLFAATVGEDDVKLFKYHVKCDTPHKWAGTVVEIHVPGHINFNWNHGNLNEGRKLGKAAAQQAIAAYQEHLKAQKAKPHKGPHFINENPEEDPNWQRMKDKYLRDQSSTAK, encoded by the coding sequence ATGGCAGATCAAAAACCGATCAAAAGAGCAATTACGCTCGGCGGTGGTGGGCCGGCAGCAGGGCTGCATATCGGCGTTCTGGAAGCTCTGCAGTCCCATCGCGACATCAAGTTTGATGTGTGGTCATTATCCTGCATCGGGGCGTGGGTCGGGATCGTTTATAATCAATGGGACGATAAGAAAGTTAGAAATAAAGCCGAACGAACGTATCAGTTCTTCAAGGACGGCGTGTTTCGGGACGACGAAGGTTATGAGCGCTTTCCCATCAACAAGGTATTCGGAACGGATTGGCGCAGCAACATCGACGCGTTCAATGACTTCGTTACCGAGCCTGATAATTACAAAGATTTCCGGTGGCAGCCGTACAAAATGATGGATTCCTTCCAGGAATCCATGGCGATCTTGTCCGATCACATACCTGGCCGCGGCAAGAAGTTCCGGAAATTGGACGAAGGAGACATCAATGGATGGATCCTCAATCAGGTTATGGCGCCCAATCCCTTTGTCCGTTTTCTCACGTCGATGATGTATCTGTCCGATGTCAAGGGTCTGTCCAGGATCAATTATCCGAATAGCGAGTTTATGAAAGAAATAGATTTCGAATACCTGTTCGAGAACAAGGAAGGCGAAACGAGGCCATCCATCTTTCATAACGCCTGGAATCTCGACAAGCAGGAACTCGCGTTTTTCTCCAACAAGCCAATGCAAAGCAAATTTTACCAGGGGGACATTAACGCAAGCACGTTGTGTGCGTGTTCGGCTTTGCCCTTCGTCGAGGGTACCGTAAAGATCGGGGACGATACCTACTGCGAAGGGGCTTTGGTCGACACGGTCAACTTCGAGAGCTTGCTCGAGGAGCACCCCGATCTGGATGAAATTTGGGTGAGCCGGATCGTCGATTCGAAGCAAATACGCAAACCAGAAAACCTTCATGATGCCCTGGCAAATCTCTGCCAGTTGTTTGCGGCGACCGTCGGCGAGGACGATGTCAAGCTGTTCAAATACCATGTCAAGTGTGACACTCCCCACAAGTGGGCAGGCACAGTCGTCGAGATTCACGTGCCGGGTCACATCAATTTCAACTGGAATCACGGCAACCTGAATGAGGGGCGAAAGCTGGGGAAAGCTGCCGCGCAACAAGCGATCGCGGCATATCAGGAACATCTCAAGGCGCAGAAAGCCAAACCTCATAAGGGGCCACATTTTATCAATGAAAATCCCGAAGAAGATCCGAACTGGCAAAGGATGAAAGATAAATATCTCAGAGATCAAAGCTCCACGGCTAAATAA
- a CDS encoding 2-dehydropantoate 2-reductase produces MIPDRPIAVAGAGSIGCFVGGMLTAAGRNVALLARPRVIGEIESHGLRLTSFGGFDQTIASSRLALSEDPSILGNAGVVLVTVKSADTAEIADIIAEHAPADAVIVSLQNGVGNTAALRQRLPGRRVLAGMVPFNVIAPGEGRFHRATSGDIVIEQDDARTAAGLAAPGLAMRATDNIAGVQWGKLLVNLNNALNALAGLPLRQQLAQRSWRRLFADQMTEGLAAIRADGIRPVSPTPIPPSWTPSLLRLPDVVFETLLGRTMKIDPEARSSMWEDLQRRRRTEIDYLQGVIAEIADRHGLPVPLSRRIVALIKRAEAEGKGSPGLTPDQIRP; encoded by the coding sequence ATGATCCCGGACAGACCGATCGCGGTGGCCGGCGCCGGCAGCATCGGCTGCTTTGTCGGCGGCATGCTGACGGCTGCCGGCCGCAACGTTGCGCTGCTGGCGCGTCCGCGCGTGATCGGTGAAATCGAAAGCCATGGGCTGCGGCTGACCAGCTTCGGCGGATTCGATCAAACGATCGCATCGAGCCGGCTTGCTTTGTCGGAAGATCCTTCGATTCTGGGCAATGCCGGCGTCGTGCTGGTGACAGTTAAAAGCGCCGATACCGCTGAAATCGCCGATATCATCGCAGAGCATGCGCCGGCGGACGCCGTCATCGTCAGCCTGCAGAACGGCGTCGGCAATACCGCCGCGCTGCGCCAGCGCTTGCCGGGGCGGCGCGTGCTCGCCGGAATGGTCCCGTTCAATGTGATCGCGCCCGGCGAGGGAAGATTTCATCGTGCCACTTCCGGCGACATCGTCATCGAGCAGGACGACGCAAGGACGGCGGCTGGGCTTGCTGCGCCGGGCCTTGCGATGCGCGCCACGGACAACATCGCCGGCGTTCAATGGGGCAAGCTGCTGGTCAATCTCAACAACGCACTCAATGCACTTGCCGGGCTGCCGCTGCGTCAGCAGCTTGCGCAGCGATCGTGGCGCAGGCTGTTTGCGGACCAGATGACGGAAGGGCTGGCTGCGATCAGGGCGGATGGCATCAGGCCGGTGTCGCCGACGCCGATTCCGCCGAGCTGGACGCCTTCCTTGCTGCGGCTGCCCGATGTGGTCTTTGAAACGCTGCTGGGGCGGACGATGAAGATCGATCCCGAGGCGCGCTCGTCGATGTGGGAAGATCTGCAGCGCCGCCGCCGTACCGAAATCGATTATCTGCAGGGCGTCATCGCCGAGATCGCCGACCGGCACGGCTTGCCGGTGCCGTTGTCGCGCCGCATCGTTGCGCTGATCAAGCGCGCCGAGGCCGAAGGCAAGGGCTCGCCGGGGCTGACGCCGGACCAGATCCGCCCATAG